The following are encoded in a window of Kutzneria kofuensis genomic DNA:
- a CDS encoding GDSL-type esterase/lipase family protein, translating to MRLLVLGDSCSAGLGPAQAVYPSVLHRLLGGEHRIENHAVPGFTSADAARYYRRGLAGRRWDVVIVYLGNTDASRSVYKGTYRRWLDTARRGAGRGPVLFTPIERGDHILFSDRPEESDVATTPRDFRANVESIVRVAGRRGARVIVVNPIANRGFPAALMGANGPFFSMVGLRTAVADRLAGTTDRSRALVAALAAHEGGRLDDAVRQYRALLDRSDPVRSVAVNNLAVMLDESVGGEEPLALAKALADSPGAAGAVAAHNLGRMLSARGRHDQAEDYATLATERDINLYRVKSAYRAELAALSRHSHVDVVDLATVLTAADFVDYCHPTPSAHRAIASVIRPLVQLLPAAGTAEPDSGYVCVHPSPDASLDFPATMLAHFAIDQDVDAAEVRKAASALLDGEEDPGRPAADQGVRAGVRNLFRFAARHPLVTCRDDLRAWLPEHGWEVGRFPELYLDRLLRDYAHAAEQWGVGGLPESVRGQWPLDSTRYQHRLLPGLTVPPPRVPATDPEHARRILAKVRAQLAEKREIFNDCRADRIVTVKYWYLREAFRFGTHSRPGMCYPEWEMEKIVEGLFCALVIARRHGDVTTETHALALLDTMARLRAVHEKYAALEPGGADDTAEYRTELALLEEIGESETAP from the coding sequence GTGCGGCTGCTGGTGTTGGGCGATTCGTGCAGTGCCGGGCTCGGGCCGGCACAGGCGGTGTATCCGTCCGTGCTGCATCGGCTGCTCGGCGGCGAGCATCGGATCGAGAACCATGCCGTGCCCGGCTTCACCAGTGCCGACGCGGCCAGGTACTACCGACGCGGCCTCGCCGGCCGGCGGTGGGACGTGGTCATCGTCTACCTGGGCAACACCGACGCGTCTCGTTCCGTCTACAAGGGAACCTATCGGCGGTGGCTGGACACCGCCCGGCGCGGCGCGGGAAGAGGGCCGGTCCTGTTCACCCCCATCGAGCGCGGCGACCACATCCTGTTCAGTGATCGCCCCGAGGAATCCGACGTGGCGACCACACCACGGGACTTCCGCGCCAACGTCGAGTCGATCGTGCGCGTCGCCGGCCGCCGGGGAGCACGGGTGATCGTCGTCAATCCCATTGCCAATCGCGGTTTTCCGGCGGCGCTGATGGGGGCCAACGGGCCCTTCTTCAGCATGGTCGGCCTGCGCACCGCGGTGGCCGACCGCCTCGCCGGGACCACCGACCGGTCGCGGGCACTGGTCGCCGCCCTCGCCGCCCATGAAGGTGGCCGGCTCGACGATGCCGTCCGCCAGTACCGAGCACTGCTGGACCGGTCCGATCCCGTTCGCTCCGTCGCCGTGAACAACCTGGCGGTGATGCTCGACGAGTCGGTCGGAGGCGAGGAGCCGCTGGCCCTCGCCAAGGCACTGGCCGACTCCCCGGGCGCGGCCGGCGCGGTGGCCGCCCACAACCTGGGTAGGATGCTGTCCGCCCGCGGCAGGCATGACCAGGCCGAGGACTATGCGACGCTGGCCACCGAGCGGGACATCAACCTGTACCGCGTCAAGTCCGCCTACCGCGCCGAACTCGCCGCGCTGTCCCGGCACTCGCACGTCGACGTGGTCGATCTGGCCACAGTGCTCACCGCGGCCGACTTCGTCGACTACTGCCACCCGACGCCCTCGGCCCATCGCGCGATTGCCTCGGTGATCAGGCCCTTGGTGCAGCTTCTCCCCGCAGCCGGCACCGCCGAGCCGGACAGCGGCTACGTGTGCGTGCATCCGAGCCCCGACGCCAGCCTGGACTTTCCCGCGACCATGCTGGCGCACTTCGCAATCGACCAGGATGTGGACGCCGCGGAGGTCCGCAAGGCAGCGTCGGCGTTGCTGGACGGCGAGGAGGATCCGGGCCGTCCCGCTGCCGACCAGGGCGTGCGGGCCGGCGTGCGCAACCTGTTCCGCTTCGCCGCGAGGCATCCGCTGGTGACCTGTCGGGACGACCTCCGCGCGTGGTTGCCCGAGCACGGCTGGGAGGTCGGCCGGTTCCCCGAGTTGTACCTCGACCGGCTGCTGCGGGACTACGCCCACGCCGCCGAGCAGTGGGGCGTCGGGGGGCTGCCCGAGTCGGTGCGCGGGCAGTGGCCGCTGGACTCCACGCGCTACCAGCACCGTCTGCTGCCGGGGCTCACCGTGCCCCCGCCGCGCGTGCCGGCGACCGACCCCGAGCACGCTCGGCGGATCCTGGCCAAGGTGCGAGCCCAGCTGGCCGAGAAGCGGGAGATCTTCAACGACTGCCGGGCGGATCGCATCGTCACCGTGAAGTACTGGTACCTCCGCGAGGCCTTCCGGTTCGGCACCCATTCCCGTCCCGGCATGTGTTATCCGGAATGGGAGATGGAGAAGATCGTCGAAGGGCTGTTCTGCGCGCTGGTGATCGCCCGGCGGCACGGGGACGTCACGACCGAGACGCACGCCCTCGCCCTGCTCGACACGATGGCCCGGTTGCGGGCGGTGCACGAGAAGTACGCGGCGCTGGAACCGGGCGGCGCGGATGACACCGCCGAGTACCGCACCGAACTGGCGCTACTGGAGGAGATCGGTGAATCGGAAACTGCACCTTAA
- a CDS encoding TylF/MycF/NovP-related O-methyltransferase, with translation MTAMDSIDELDHDQRTRLRLARLLADSPIDAEDLVDTMALYLRRRPLVDILAMDALYRMAMEIPGAMLEFGVLQGRHLAILAELREIYEPHNTHREIVGFDTFSGFTGATDMDRQDLAEHPDKFALPPSFLDHLREVLAARTGDGSGKPPVRLVAGDAAKTVREYLDANEQTVIALAYFDVDLYAPTKEVLSAITPYLTKGSILAFDELAHRGWPGETAALRDALGLDRGAVRFVLPGRAKTTYLRWEG, from the coding sequence ATGACCGCGATGGACTCGATCGACGAGCTGGACCACGACCAGCGGACTCGGCTCCGGCTGGCGCGGTTGCTGGCCGACTCCCCGATCGACGCCGAGGACCTGGTCGACACGATGGCGCTGTACCTGCGGCGGCGGCCGCTGGTGGACATCCTGGCCATGGACGCGCTGTACCGGATGGCGATGGAGATCCCCGGCGCGATGCTGGAGTTCGGCGTCCTGCAGGGGCGGCACCTGGCGATCCTGGCCGAGCTGCGCGAGATCTACGAGCCGCACAACACGCATCGGGAGATCGTCGGCTTCGACACCTTCAGCGGCTTCACCGGCGCCACCGACATGGACCGCCAGGACCTGGCCGAGCATCCTGACAAGTTCGCGCTGCCGCCGTCCTTCCTCGACCATCTGCGAGAGGTGCTGGCGGCGCGGACCGGCGACGGTTCCGGCAAGCCGCCGGTCCGCCTGGTGGCGGGTGACGCCGCGAAGACCGTGCGGGAGTACCTGGACGCCAACGAGCAGACAGTGATTGCCCTGGCCTACTTCGACGTCGACCTCTACGCGCCGACCAAGGAGGTGCTGAGCGCCATCACGCCCTACCTGACGAAGGGCAGCATCCTGGCGTTCGACGAGCTCGCGCACCGGGGCTGGCCGGGGGAGACCGCGGCGCTGCGCGACGCGCTGGGGCTGGATCGCGGCGCGGTGCGATTCGTCCTGCCCGGCCGGGCGAAGACGACCTACCTCCGCTGGGAGGGCTGA
- a CDS encoding ATP-grasp domain-containing protein, with the protein MRGLRADGHEITVLYESAHRQRVFDLGDQIDRACAVDSYTKVDSLWSALHHLSPPRPVDAVVTTTEWAVVATAVLGHLIGARSVSPRQALACRDKAVQKTAWNLAGIPTADWHVAPTGIGTRLDAERVLAASDLHFPLVVKPLAGGASKSVSVVRDVGGLHRAASAVDDGGRVLVEQFVDGPEWHFDGVVERDELWAFMVSRYCEPLLCTKSGRPSRSITYTPARHRELYTEAADLTRRALRALGLDRGVFHFEVFGGPGAFVASELACRPAGGIVGMMSERVIGVDMYAASARVITGDRIPRGAGERELTHGWTFLPTAPGRVNQVDPDEIRRIPGVNTVIMRVGRGEPMRDMAVASTVGVGFAAVHGDSVEDCERAIDDVVAAVERMHAGAPFTADAA; encoded by the coding sequence GTGCGCGGACTCCGCGCGGACGGGCACGAAATCACTGTGCTCTACGAGAGCGCGCACCGGCAGCGCGTGTTCGACCTCGGTGACCAGATCGACCGCGCATGTGCGGTGGATTCCTATACGAAGGTGGACTCGCTGTGGTCGGCCCTGCACCACCTCAGTCCGCCGCGACCGGTGGACGCGGTCGTCACCACCACCGAATGGGCGGTGGTCGCGACCGCGGTGCTCGGCCATCTGATCGGCGCCAGGTCGGTGTCCCCGCGACAGGCTCTGGCCTGCCGGGACAAGGCCGTCCAGAAGACCGCCTGGAACCTCGCCGGCATTCCCACCGCCGACTGGCACGTGGCGCCCACGGGCATCGGCACGCGACTGGACGCCGAACGGGTGTTGGCCGCGTCGGACCTGCACTTTCCGCTCGTGGTCAAGCCATTGGCCGGCGGCGCGAGCAAGTCCGTCTCGGTGGTACGGGACGTCGGCGGGCTGCACCGGGCGGCGTCGGCGGTGGACGACGGTGGCAGGGTGCTGGTCGAGCAGTTCGTGGACGGCCCGGAGTGGCACTTCGACGGCGTCGTCGAGCGCGACGAGCTGTGGGCCTTCATGGTCTCCCGGTACTGCGAGCCGTTGCTGTGCACGAAGTCCGGCCGGCCGAGCCGCTCCATCACCTACACCCCGGCCCGCCACCGGGAGCTGTACACCGAGGCCGCAGACCTCACCCGCCGCGCGCTCCGTGCGTTGGGCCTCGACCGGGGCGTGTTCCACTTCGAGGTGTTCGGCGGTCCCGGCGCCTTTGTGGCCAGCGAACTGGCGTGCCGGCCGGCGGGCGGCATCGTCGGGATGATGAGCGAGCGTGTGATCGGTGTGGACATGTACGCGGCCAGCGCCCGCGTCATCACCGGCGATCGCATCCCGCGCGGCGCGGGAGAACGCGAGCTCACCCACGGGTGGACCTTCCTGCCCACTGCTCCGGGCCGGGTGAACCAGGTCGACCCGGACGAGATCCGCCGGATTCCCGGCGTCAACACAGTGATCATGCGCGTCGGTCGGGGCGAGCCGATGCGCGACATGGCGGTGGCGTCGACCGTCGGCGTCGGGTTCGCCGCGGTGCACGGCGATTCCGTCGAGGACTGCGAACGGGCGATCGACGATGTAGTGGCTGCGGTGGAACGGATGCACGCCGGGGCGCCGTTCACGGCGGACGCCGCGTGA
- a CDS encoding ParB/RepB/Spo0J family partition protein: MPIDMLVVGESVRLDGINADHARTLAEVDGTLPPILVHRRTMRVIDGLHRLHTARQLGRTTIDARFFDGDDEAAFLAGVQANIAHGRPLSLADRTAAAARLVRAHPEWSDRRIAGLVGLSPKTVGAARARLTEEIPQSRVRVGRDGRPRRMPAAGAARRESTAPRPAAAVAEQPFVPRQRRPAGGPRQDRVDVDYLATYRMLRHDPSFRMTETGRFLLRLLDLHSIQVREWDRLIETVPRHSADSVADLARHCAHTWWEFAERIAEHADETPREMPAGG; this comes from the coding sequence GTGCCAATCGATATGCTGGTCGTCGGCGAATCCGTCCGCCTTGACGGGATCAACGCGGACCACGCGCGCACACTGGCCGAGGTGGACGGCACGCTGCCGCCGATCCTGGTGCACCGGCGGACCATGCGGGTGATCGACGGCCTGCACCGGCTCCACACGGCCAGGCAGTTGGGGCGCACGACGATCGACGCGCGGTTCTTCGACGGCGACGACGAGGCCGCGTTCCTCGCGGGGGTGCAGGCCAACATCGCCCACGGCCGTCCGCTCAGCCTGGCCGACCGCACGGCGGCGGCCGCCCGGCTGGTGCGGGCCCACCCCGAGTGGTCGGACCGGCGGATCGCCGGCCTGGTCGGGCTGTCCCCGAAGACCGTCGGCGCGGCGCGGGCACGCCTGACTGAGGAAATTCCTCAGTCCCGGGTCCGTGTCGGCCGCGACGGTCGGCCAAGGCGGATGCCGGCCGCCGGGGCGGCCCGGCGCGAGTCCACGGCTCCCCGGCCGGCCGCCGCCGTCGCCGAACAGCCGTTCGTGCCCCGGCAACGCCGCCCGGCCGGCGGGCCGCGCCAGGATCGCGTCGATGTGGACTACCTGGCGACCTACCGGATGCTTCGGCACGATCCGTCGTTCCGGATGACCGAGACCGGGCGATTCCTGCTGCGGCTGCTCGACCTGCATTCAATTCAGGTGCGTGAGTGGGACCGACTGATCGAGACCGTTCCGAGGCACAGCGCGGACTCCGTGGCCGATCTGGCGCGGCACTGTGCGCACACCTGGTGGGAGTTCGCTGAAAGGATCGCGGAACACGCGGACGAGACACCGCGGGAAATGCCGGCGGGCGGCTGA